The Acidobacteriota bacterium genome segment TGTTTCGAGGCCCTGCAAGGGGGAGACCTGGACGCGGCCTATCAGATCTGGGGCCCCACCGAGCAGTACACCTTCAAGGACTTCCTGCAGGACTGGGGAGAAGACGGATACTACGGACGGGTCCGCTCCTTTCGGATCGTCGAATCCGAGTCGCAGGGCAGCGGCGTGATCGTGAGGGTGCAACTAAGGACAGACGAGGGCCAACTCAGAATTCCCATTCCCTTTTGGGTCGAGCGCAAGGACCTCACCATCGGCTTTGCGCCCACGGAATTCTGAGGCCGTAGGAATGTCCCTTGTAGGCACCCCTTCGCGCAATCGACACCAGGGCAACCACAGGGGTTGCCCCTACACGGGGCATGCGACCAGGCGGTTGAGTCGTCGACCAAGGCTTCCATGGAATATTCTTTCTGTCCCCGATGCGGCGGCCCCCTCGCTTCCAGATTATTGAAACCCGCCGAGCCGGAACGCCTGGTCTGCACGGTTTGCGGCTTCGTTTTCTTTCTGGATCCCAAGGTCGCCGCCGGCACCCTCTTCACCATCGAGGGCAAGATCCCGCTGCTGCAGCGATCCATCGAGCCCAGCTACGGTAAATGGGTATTCCCGGGCGGATTCGTGGACCGGGGCGAAGCCGTCCAGGATGCGGCTGTGCGGGAGACCAGGGAAGAAGCGCACCTGGAGGTGCGCCTGCTCAGCCTGCTCAATGTCTACTCCTATTCGGGGAGTCCGGTCGTTCTGGTGGTTTACGCGGCCGAGGTCATCGGCGGCAAGCTTGAAGCCGGAGATGAATGCCTGGACGTGAGGGTCTTTGCCCCCGAGGACATTCCCTGGCAGGAACTTGCGTTCCCCAGTACCCGGGAAGCCGTGCGCGAGTACGTCGACAG includes the following:
- a CDS encoding NUDIX hydrolase — protein: MEYSFCPRCGGPLASRLLKPAEPERLVCTVCGFVFFLDPKVAAGTLFTIEGKIPLLQRSIEPSYGKWVFPGGFVDRGEAVQDAAVRETREEAHLEVRLLSLLNVYSYSGSPVVLVVYAAEVIGGKLEAGDECLDVRVFAPEDIPWQELAFPSTREAVREYVDRFLC